TGCGCTCGACGAGGTCGACGCCTTTCTGGATGCAGCGAACGCCGAGCGGGTTGGCGAGTTGGTCGACGAACTCGCCAGCGAGGCACAGTTCATCGTCGTCTCGCACCGCTCGGCGATGCTCGAACGCTCCGAGCGCGCCATCGGCGTGACGATGCAGGGCGACAACGTCTCGGCAGTGACTGGTATCGACCTCGCACAGGAGATGCCCGCCGATGACTGAGGCGGCGGGCGGCGCTGTGGAGGGTGAAGACGAAGAGGTCGAGCCGGTCGAATTACTCGTGAGGCTCGCCGAGGAGGGCGAGATCGAGCCGTGGGACATCGACGTCGTCGAGGTCACGGATGCCTTCCTCGAACGCCTTGACGCCGCCGATCTCCGCACCTCGGGCCGGGCGCTCTTCTATGCGAGCGTGCTCCTCAGGATGAAGAGCGAAGCGCTGCTCGAACCCGCGGAGGAGCCCGAACCCGAAATCAAACCGTGGGAAGGGGGTTACGAACAACCGCCCGAGGAGTTCGGGCCGGATCCGGTGGCCGCGCTCGAAGACGAGATGGATCGCCGGCTCGATCGGAAGGGCGCGCGCGGCACGCCGGAGACGTTGGACGAACTCGTGCGCGAACTCCGTGAGGCCGAGCGCGACTCGTGGTGGAAGGAATCCAGAACCTACGACACCAGCGGCTCACCGAAGGGATTCCAGCGCGGCACCCAGACCCTCGACTACCGCTCGGGCGACGACGTCCGGGTGGACGACGAACCCACCGAGGCCGACGTGACGGGGACTGCGCACGGCGAGGACATCGAAACGACCATCGCCGACGTCCAGCGCGTGCTCCGCAAGCAGTACGACGCCGGGCGCGAGGAAGTGCTCTACGCCGAGATCGACACGGCGGGCGGGTCGCGCGTCGAGACGTTTCTCGCCATCCTCTTCCTCTCACACCGGGGCCACGTCCGCCTCCAGCAGGACGAACTGTTCGATGACCTCTGGGTGCAGAACCCGAGCGCCGACTCCGGCTCGACCGAGGCGATCGCGGACTGAGTGCGGCGTACTCGTCGTCCAACCCACTATGTGCTGCTCGAATCCCCACACACTACCGGCAAAAGACTCATGTCACTTCGTGACATACGTTGACGTGGATCATGACACCCGAACGCATCAGGGAGCGACTCGACGAGACCGACGGCCGAGTCGATATCGAGGCGTTCGTCCGGGCGCTCGAATACGTCCGCGACGACGGCCGACGGTGAGACGATAGCCCGCGGCATCCGCAGGGAGTTAACCGTGAGTCGGCGTCGGTACTGGCGGGTTCGTGAGCCGTGTGAAAAATTCGGTTCGTGATCCGGTTCAGACGTCGTCGGTCTCGCGGTCGTCGTGGGGACCCTCCTCGATCTCCTCGACGACCTTGTCACAGAACGCATCGAGGTCGTCGGGGTTGCGACTGGTCACCAGTCCCTCGTCGACGACGACCTCCTCGTCGACCCACTCGCCGCCCGCGTTGCGGACGTCGGTTTCGAGACTGTGGTAGGAGGTCACTTTCCGGCCGTCGACGACGTCGGCCTCGACCAGTGTCCACGGGCCGTGACAGATGACACAGAGCGGTTTCTCGGTGGCGAAGAAATCGTGGATGAACTCGACCGCATCGTCGTTCCCTCGGAGGGTGTCCGCGCCGACGGTCCCACCAGGAATCACCAAGCCATCGTAGTCCTCGACGGAGACCTCCGAAAACGACTTCTCGACCTCGTAGCTTTCGGCCGGTTCGAGGTCGTCGTTCACCGTCTGGACCTCGCCGGTCTCGGTGCCGATGACCTCGACGCTGGCCCCGGCCTCGGCCACGGCGTCGCGTGGTTCGGTGAACTCGGCTTCCTCGCTGCCGCGCGGTGCGAGGACGATACCGACCGTCTTGCCGTCGAGTGCGTCGCTCATCGTCGGAAGAACGGTCGCCGTCTCCCTATGCTATGGGCTTGCGCTCGCAACGCACTCAGTCGAGATACTCACCCGCGAGCAGCGCGACGCGCTCTCTGGTCTCCGCGGGAATCGTCTCACTCGCGGTGTTGATGGTCCCTTCGAGTGCGTGTGCGCAGTCACAGTCGCGCTCTTCGGGCATCGACTCGATGGCGTTTTCGATGCTCGCGTTGATGCGTTCCTCGTTCGCGGCGGCGTTGTCGAGCACTTCCTCCAGACTCACCTCGCTGTCTTCCTTCCAGACGTCGTAGTCGGTGACGCCGGCGACGGTCGCATAACACAGTTCGGCCTCACGGGCGAGCTTCGCCTCCGGGACGGTGGTCATCCCGACGACGTCCCAGCCCTGTGCGCGGTAGAACTCGCTTTCGGCTCGGGTGGAGTACTGAGGGCCCTCGATGCAGACGTAGGTTCCGCCCCGCTCGACGCCCGCGCCCGCTTGCGCCGTTCCGGAAATTTCGCCGGTCTCCTCGGCTGCTACGGCGAGGTGGTCGGTCATGTGCGGACAGTACGGCTCGGCGAAGCCCATGTGGACGACCATCCCGTCGCCGAAAAAGGTGTACTCGCGGTGGCGCGTCCGGTCGAACAGCCGGTCGGGGATCACGAGCGTCCGCGGCGGGAGGTCCTCGCGGAGGCTCCCCACGGCGTTGGTCGCGAGGATGCGCTCGACGCCGAGGTCCTTCAGGGCGTAGATGTTCGCCCGGTAGGGCACGTCGGTCGGCGAGTGCTCGTGATTCGGGCCGTGTCGCGGGAGGAAGGCGACTTCTCGTCCGTCGACTTCGCCGACCGTGATGGGACCGCTCGGCGTGCCGAAGGGCGTCCCGACCTCCTTTTCGTCCTCCCCGTCGAGGTCGAGTGCCTCGTAGATGCCACTGCCGCCGATGAGACCGATCATCGCTCGTCTCCCGTTTCCAGCAGCCGCCACTCCTCGCCCTCGCGCGCGACGATACCGCGGCGCTCCATTTCGGCGAGCACCTCGGTCATTCTGTTGGGTTGGGCGATCTCCATCTCGATGCGGTCGATGCCGTGGTGTTCGGCGAGCCGGTGGCGGATCTCGTCGATATCCACGCTTGTATCGGGTTCCAGGACGCCGCTCACGAGGTCGGTCATGTCCTCGATGAAGTTCCACGGGTAGACCACCCACGTCCAGCTGTCGAGGTGTTCTCCCACATAATCGGGTTCGAACTCGCTGGTGCCCAACAACTGGACGGTCGCGGTGCGGACGTCGCTCGGGTCGCGGTCGGTCACGTACTCGTGGGCGCGCTCGATGGATCCTCCAGTATCGGCGATGTCGTCGATGATGAGAACGTCCTTGCCCGCGACCGACCCCTCGGGCATCGGATAACGGATCTCGGGCTCGCCGCTTTTGGCAGCGGTTCCCACGTAGTGTTCCATCTTCAGGCTGGTGAGGTCGTCGAGTCCCAGAAAGTCACAGAGACAGCGCCCGGCGAACCAGCCGCCGCGCGCGAGCGCGACGACGACCTCGGGTTCGAAATCAGTAGTCCTGACCTGATCGGCGACCGCCCGGCAGCGGCCGTAGATGTACTCCCAGTTGGTGACGGTGCAGGTGAAGTCCTCGCGCTCTGGCATGGCTCGATTGGAAGACGGGGCCACCCATTAAGTCGTTGTGCTCTGCGTTCGCGGTCCGTGTTAGCACCTGTCGCCATCCTTGGCGGTTCGGAACCTTCTTTATCGACGTTCGTGATTGTGCACCCAATGGCTGTACTCTGGCTGGACGAGGTCGGCAAGGACGACATCGACGCCGTCGGCGGCAAGGGGGCGTCGCTGGGCGAACTCGCCGGTGCTGGCCTGCCAGTCCCGCCGGCGTTCGTCGTCACCGCCGGTACCTACCGCTCGTTCATCGAGGAGACCGGCATCGACGAGGCGCTGTTCGAGGCCGTCGACGTCGATGCCGACGATTCGAGCGCGCTCGCCGCCGCCGAGGCCGAGGCCGAAGACCTCATTCTGGGGACGGAGATGCCCACAGAACTGCGCGAGGAGATCCTCGAAACCTACGGAAACCTCGACGACGGCGAGGCGTTCGTCGCGGTGCGCTCGTCGGCGACCGCCGAAGACCTGCCCGACGCCTCCTTTGCGGGCCAACAGGAGACCTTTCTGAATATCACAGGAGAGAACCTCGTCCAGCGCGTCAAGGAGTGCTGGGCCTCGCTGTTCACCCAGCGAGCGATCTACTACCGCGAACAGCAGGGCTTCGCCCACCGGGACGTCGATATCGCGGTCGTCGTCCAGCGGATGGTCGACGCCGAGAAATCGGGCGTGATGTTCACCTCCCATCCCTCGACTGGCGCGCCCGAACTCATCGTCGAGGCCGCGTGGGGACTCGGCGAGGCCGTCGTCGCGGGCGAGGTCTCGCCCGACAACTACGTCGTCGACCGCGAAGACCGCGACCTCGATTCCGTTACCGTCGCCGACAAGAAGACGATGTGCGTCAAGGACCCCGAGACGGGCGAGACGACGATGGTCGACGTCCCGAGCGAGAAACGCGAGGCGCAGGTGCTCGACGAGGACGAACTCGGGAGTTTGGTCGACATCGGCGAGCAAGTCGAGAGCCACTACGGCGAGCCCCAGGACGTGGAATGGGCGATCATCGACGGCGAGGTCTACATGCTCCAGTCGCGACCCATCACGACCATCGCCGACGACGAGTCGGCGGAGGCGAGTGTCGCCAACGGCGGCGACGCATCCGGATCGAGCGACGACGTGCTGCTCACGGGCCTCGGCGCGAGTCCGGGCATCGCCAGCGGCGCGGTGGCCGTCGTCGACCAGTTGGATCAGTTGGACAAAGTCGGTGAGGGCGACATCATCGTGACCGAGATGACCACGCCCGACATGGTACCGGCGATGAAGCGCGCGAGCGGCATCGTCACTGACGAGGGTGGGATGACCTCCCACGCGGCCATCGTCTCCCGCGAACTCGGCGTCCCGGCCGTGGTCGGCTCCCAGAGCGCGACGAGCACGCTCTCCGACGGGCGGCGCATCACCATCGACGGCGATAAAGGGACGATCCGCGAGGGCGAGGTGGGCGACGGCGAGCGCGACGCCGTCGAGGAAGTCCGCCCGCAATCCCCGGTGAAGCCGATGACCGCGACCGAGGTGAAGGTCAACGTCTCGATTCCGGAGGCCGCAGAGCGGGCCGCCGCGACCGGCGCGGACGGCGTGGGTCTGCTCCGGATGGAGCACATGATCCTCTCGACGAACAAGACCCCTGAAAAATATATCGACGACCACGGCGAGGAGGCCTATATCGAGGAGATCGTCGAGGGGATTCGAGGGGTCGCCGAGGAGTTCTACCCCCGACCGGTGCGCGTGCGCACGCTCGACGCCCCCACCGACGAATTTCGCCAGTTGGAGGGTGGGGAGAGCGAACCCGACGAGCACAACCCCATGTTGGGCTATCGCGGCATCCGGCGCAGCCTCGACAGACCGGACGTCTTCGTCCACGAACTCGAAGCCTTCCGCCAGCTCTACGGGATGGGTTACGACAACGTCGAAGTCATGTTCCCGCTCGTCAACGACGTCGAGGACGTGATTCAGGCACGGAATCTCATGGAGGAGGCCGGTATTGACCCCGACAAGCGCTCGTGGGGCGTGATGATCGAGACGCCCGCCTCGGCGCTCTGTATCGAGGCGATGGCCGATGCGGGCATCGACTTCGCTTCGTTTGGGACGAACGACCTCACCCAGTACACCCTCGCCGTGGACAGAAACAACGGACAGGTCGCCGACCGCTTCGACGAACTCCATCCCGCAATCCTCGAACTCATCGGCCAGACGATCCAGACCTGCCGCGAGAACGACGTCGCGACCAGCATCTGCGGGCAGGCCGGCTCGAAACCACAGATGGTGCAGTTCCTCGTCAACGAGGGCGTCTCCTCGATCTCGGCGAACATCGACGCCGTCCGCGACGTTCAACACGAGGTCAAGCGCGTCGAGCAGAAACTCGTCCTCGACACCGTTCGGTAACACTCGGTTTCCATCGTTCGCTCTCACGCTCGCGTTGCGAGCGGATACACAACGGCTAAACCCGTGAGTTTCCAGCAGCAAGTATGCAGCGGGCCACCCCGCAGGATTTCTCCCGTGTCCTCTCCTCGATGTGTACGGAGCCACATCCCGTGGCGCGTACGGCCGCCGAACGCTTTCTGGCGACCAATCCCGGCGACCCCGCCACCTACGAGACGGTCGCCGACATCGAGCGCGAGGTCGTCGCAACCCTCGGCGAACTCGTCGACCTGTCGGAACCGGCAGGCTACGTCACCAGCGGCGGCAGCGAGGCGAACATCCAGGCGCTGCGCATCGCGCGCAACCGCGCCGACACGAGCGAACCGAACGTGGTCGCGCCCGCAAGCGTCCACTTCAGTTTCCGGAAGGCCGCCGGCGTGCTCGGTCTCGAACTCCGCACCGCGCCGCTCGACGATCACCGGGCCAATACGACGGCGATGGCCGAACTGATCGACGACGATACTATCGCCGTGGTCGGCGTCGCCGGCAGTACCGAATATGGGAGGGTGGACCCGATCCCGACGATCGCGGCGCTGGCCGACGAGGCGGGAGCGCTCTGTCACGTCGATGCGGCGTGGGGCGGCTTTCAACTGCCTTTCACCGACCACGAGTGGAACTTCGCCGACGCGCGGGTCGACACGATGACTATCGACCCGCACAAACTGGGGCGGGCAGTCGTGCCGGCTGGCGGGTTGCTCGCCCGATCCGACGAACTGCTCGACGCGCTCGCCGTCGCAACCCCGTATCTCGAATCGCGCTCGCAGGCGACGCTGACGGGCACACGCAGCGGGGCGGGCGTGGCCGGCGCTCGCGCGGCACTCGATGCCCTGTGGCCCGATGGCTATCGCGAACAGGCCGCCTCGATCCAGGCGAACGCCGACTGGCTCGCCGCCGAACTCAAAGCGCGTGGCTATCCCGTGGTCGACCCCGAACTGCCGTTGGTTGCCGCCGAAATTCCTGAAGAGACGTTCGAGGCACTCAGAGGGATTGGCTGGCGGATTTCACGCACGGCGAGCGACGAACTCCGCGTGGTCTGCATGCCCCACGTCACCCGCGAAACCCTCGCATCGTTCCTCGCCGATCTCGACGAGTACGATAACACTTAGAAGGCGGACGCGCGCACGGGCGGTAGTGACGCTTCTCCCGACGGCTGCGTCGGTCCCGACCGGCGGTATCGTGGCCCTCCCGCTCCAGTTCGGTGGTCTCGAAGCCGCCGTCGAGACCGCAACCGGTCCCCTCGGACTCCTCATCATCGCGGCGTACTCGTTTCTCATCGCCATCGTGCTCCCGCTGCCGAGCGAGATCGTCCTCGCCGCGCCGCTGAACCTCGGGTTGCCCGAAATCGGCGACCTCGCGCTTATCGTGCTCGTCAGCGGGGTCGGGAAAGCCGCCGGGAGCGTCGTCGCCTTCCGACTCGGCCACGAGGCCAAACGCCAGTCGGGGCCCGTCCTCGACCGGCTTCGG
This region of Halococcus sediminicola genomic DNA includes:
- a CDS encoding segregation/condensation protein A; the encoded protein is MTEAAGGAVEGEDEEVEPVELLVRLAEEGEIEPWDIDVVEVTDAFLERLDAADLRTSGRALFYASVLLRMKSEALLEPAEEPEPEIKPWEGGYEQPPEEFGPDPVAALEDEMDRRLDRKGARGTPETLDELVRELREAERDSWWKESRTYDTSGSPKGFQRGTQTLDYRSGDDVRVDDEPTEADVTGTAHGEDIETTIADVQRVLRKQYDAGREEVLYAEIDTAGGSRVETFLAILFLSHRGHVRLQQDELFDDLWVQNPSADSGSTEAIAD
- a CDS encoding type 1 glutamine amidotransferase domain-containing protein; this encodes MSDALDGKTVGIVLAPRGSEEAEFTEPRDAVAEAGASVEVIGTETGEVQTVNDDLEPAESYEVEKSFSEVSVEDYDGLVIPGGTVGADTLRGNDDAVEFIHDFFATEKPLCVICHGPWTLVEADVVDGRKVTSYHSLETDVRNAGGEWVDEEVVVDEGLVTSRNPDDLDAFCDKVVEEIEEGPHDDRETDDV
- the mtnP gene encoding S-methyl-5'-thioadenosine phosphorylase; this translates as MIGLIGGSGIYEALDLDGEDEKEVGTPFGTPSGPITVGEVDGREVAFLPRHGPNHEHSPTDVPYRANIYALKDLGVERILATNAVGSLREDLPPRTLVIPDRLFDRTRHREYTFFGDGMVVHMGFAEPYCPHMTDHLAVAAEETGEISGTAQAGAGVERGGTYVCIEGPQYSTRAESEFYRAQGWDVVGMTTVPEAKLAREAELCYATVAGVTDYDVWKEDSEVSLEEVLDNAAANEERINASIENAIESMPEERDCDCAHALEGTINTASETIPAETRERVALLAGEYLD
- a CDS encoding phosphoribosyltransferase; this translates as MPEREDFTCTVTNWEYIYGRCRAVADQVRTTDFEPEVVVALARGGWFAGRCLCDFLGLDDLTSLKMEHYVGTAAKSGEPEIRYPMPEGSVAGKDVLIIDDIADTGGSIERAHEYVTDRDPSDVRTATVQLLGTSEFEPDYVGEHLDSWTWVVYPWNFIEDMTDLVSGVLEPDTSVDIDEIRHRLAEHHGIDRIEMEIAQPNRMTEVLAEMERRGIVAREGEEWRLLETGDER
- the ppsA gene encoding pyruvate, water dikinase, with translation MAVLWLDEVGKDDIDAVGGKGASLGELAGAGLPVPPAFVVTAGTYRSFIEETGIDEALFEAVDVDADDSSALAAAEAEAEDLILGTEMPTELREEILETYGNLDDGEAFVAVRSSATAEDLPDASFAGQQETFLNITGENLVQRVKECWASLFTQRAIYYREQQGFAHRDVDIAVVVQRMVDAEKSGVMFTSHPSTGAPELIVEAAWGLGEAVVAGEVSPDNYVVDREDRDLDSVTVADKKTMCVKDPETGETTMVDVPSEKREAQVLDEDELGSLVDIGEQVESHYGEPQDVEWAIIDGEVYMLQSRPITTIADDESAEASVANGGDASGSSDDVLLTGLGASPGIASGAVAVVDQLDQLDKVGEGDIIVTEMTTPDMVPAMKRASGIVTDEGGMTSHAAIVSRELGVPAVVGSQSATSTLSDGRRITIDGDKGTIREGEVGDGERDAVEEVRPQSPVKPMTATEVKVNVSIPEAAERAAATGADGVGLLRMEHMILSTNKTPEKYIDDHGEEAYIEEIVEGIRGVAEEFYPRPVRVRTLDAPTDEFRQLEGGESEPDEHNPMLGYRGIRRSLDRPDVFVHELEAFRQLYGMGYDNVEVMFPLVNDVEDVIQARNLMEEAGIDPDKRSWGVMIETPASALCIEAMADAGIDFASFGTNDLTQYTLAVDRNNGQVADRFDELHPAILELIGQTIQTCRENDVATSICGQAGSKPQMVQFLVNEGVSSISANIDAVRDVQHEVKRVEQKLVLDTVR
- the mfnA gene encoding tyrosine decarboxylase MfnA translates to MQRATPQDFSRVLSSMCTEPHPVARTAAERFLATNPGDPATYETVADIEREVVATLGELVDLSEPAGYVTSGGSEANIQALRIARNRADTSEPNVVAPASVHFSFRKAAGVLGLELRTAPLDDHRANTTAMAELIDDDTIAVVGVAGSTEYGRVDPIPTIAALADEAGALCHVDAAWGGFQLPFTDHEWNFADARVDTMTIDPHKLGRAVVPAGGLLARSDELLDALAVATPYLESRSQATLTGTRSGAGVAGARAALDALWPDGYREQAASIQANADWLAAELKARGYPVVDPELPLVAAEIPEETFEALRGIGWRISRTASDELRVVCMPHVTRETLASFLADLDEYDNT
- a CDS encoding YqaA family protein encodes the protein MTLLPTAASVPTGGIVALPLQFGGLEAAVETATGPLGLLIIAAYSFLIAIVLPLPSEIVLAAPLNLGLPEIGDLALIVLVSGVGKAAGSVVAFRLGHEAKRQSGPVLDRLRDSRFDIVEWSERRTVQLAREYGYIGLAIALTVPFFPDTLSIYAFTVLEENYTKFAAATFVGSAGRLILVAGVLAPFFAGVGL